One Hordeum vulgare subsp. vulgare unplaced genomic scaffold, MorexV3_pseudomolecules_assembly, whole genome shotgun sequence DNA segment encodes these proteins:
- the LOC123420461 gene encoding histone H2B-like — protein sequence MAPKPAKKKPMDNVAATEATKPAYKNVAAVEATKPADKNVTAAEATKSAEKKTPSGETPNTGTSSRPSLRNSFVNDVFERVAS from the coding sequence ATGGCGCCCAAGCCGGCAAAGAAGAAGCCCATGGACAATGTCGCGGCGACGGAAGCAACCAAGCCAGCCTACAAGAATGTCGCGGCGGTGGAAGCAACCAAGCCAGCCGACAAGAATGTCACGGCGGCGGAAGCAACCAAGTCTGCCGAGAAGAAGACCCCGTCTGGGGAGACGCCCAATACCGGGACATCTTCGCGCCCGTCGCTGAGGAATTCCTTCGTCAACGACGTCTTCGAGAGGGTCGCCTCGTAA
- the LOC123420456 gene encoding uncharacterized protein LOC123420456 isoform X1 yields the protein MILFLYLCFRNFRSARFRFRGFQLIHCMSSTDSTPSPLAPLDDEDLLQEILLRLPAQPSSLPRASLVSPRWRRILSDPKFLACFRRHHKKPPLLGFFAEEWGMPTVFKPVDPPYHIPAERFSVPKPSKPYASWDLLGCRHGLAVLVNMWQHRQIIVWDPLSGQQHRVNFPSGLHKNEVAFWHASVMCADDQDGHVHGDCFSSPFKLVLIWVVRHKQPFACLYESASGGWGEIVFTDITDRIYFISPGVLVGNELCWLLSGVGVLVFGLADQNLRVIKTPSCITLSFGSVQLIRTKDSRLGLAYLSELTIQLWEQKPDYDGVVRWVLLHTTIQLEDLFPQMFMDEESVRIKGYNDKYVKINGYDENTNVIVLSTIRGDFTLEVDMMEIKHIIKRNFKSSNIYYPYANFYTAAKGVGWKWLDLEL from the exons ATGATTCTGTTCCTCTATTTGTGTTTTAGGAACTTTAGATCAGCTCGCTTTCGCTTCAGGGGATTTCAGCTGATTCACTGTATGAGCAGCACCGATTCTACGCCGTCGCCGTTGGCCCCCTTGGACGACGAGGACCTCCTCCAAGagatcctcctccgcctccctgcacaGCCATCCTCCCTCCCACGCGCCTCCCTCGTCAGCCCGCGCTGGCGCCGCATCCTCTCCGACCCCAAGTTCCTCGCCTGCTTTCGGAGACACCACAAGAAGCCTCCACTCCTCGGCTTCTTCGCCGAAGAATGGGGCATGCCCACCGTCTTCAAACCAGTAGATCCGCCCTATCACATCCCTGCCGAGCGCTTCTCCGTGCCCAAGCCCAGCAAACCCTACGCTAGCTGGGACTTGCTCGGATGCCGCCATGGCCTTGCCGTCCTAGTCAATATGTGGCAGCATCGCCAGATCATTGTGTGGGATCCCCTCTCTGGTCAACAACACCGCGTGAATTTTCCATCGGGGCTTCATAAAAATGAAGTGGCATTCTGGCATGCCTCGGTGATGTGTGCTGATGATCAAGATGGGCACGTGCACGGCGATTGCTTCTCGAGCCCTTTCAAATTGGTCTTGATCTGGGTTGTCAGACACAAGCAACCATTCGCTTGCCTCTACGAATCCGCATCCGGTGGATGGGGAGAGATTGTCTTCACGGACATTACTGATCGAATTTATTTCATAAGTCCTGGTGTCCTTGTTGGGAATGAACTTTGTTGGTTGCTTAGTGGAGTTGGCGTCCTAGTGTTTGGTCTTGCAGATCAGAACCTTCGTGTGATTAAGACCCCATCATGTATTACCCTATCCTTCGGATCCGTTCAGCTCATACGGACAAAGGATAGTAGACTTGGCCTAGCATACTTGTCTGAACTGACCATTCAGTTATGGGAGCAGAAACCAGACTATGATGGTGTTgtcagatgggttcttctgcacaCAACCATTCAACTGGAGGACCTCTTTCCACAGATGTTTATGGACGAAGAAAGTGTAAGAATAAAGGGGTATAATGACAAGTATGTAAAAATAAATGGGTAtgatgaaaacacaaatgtcattgTTCTGTCTACAATTAGAGGTGACTTCACGCTCGAAGTTGACATGATGGAGATCAAGCATATTATTAAAAGAAATTTCAAGTCTTCGAACATCTACTATCCCTACGCGAATTTCTATACCGCAG CCAAGGGAGTTGGATGGAAGTGGTTGGATCTAGAGCTGTGA
- the LOC123420456 gene encoding uncharacterized protein LOC123420456 isoform X2, with protein MSSTDSTPSPLAPLDDEDLLQEILLRLPAQPSSLPRASLVSPRWRRILSDPKFLACFRRHHKKPPLLGFFAEEWGMPTVFKPVDPPYHIPAERFSVPKPSKPYASWDLLGCRHGLAVLVNMWQHRQIIVWDPLSGQQHRVNFPSGLHKNEVAFWHASVMCADDQDGHVHGDCFSSPFKLVLIWVVRHKQPFACLYESASGGWGEIVFTDITDRIYFISPGVLVGNELCWLLSGVGVLVFGLADQNLRVIKTPSCITLSFGSVQLIRTKDSRLGLAYLSELTIQLWEQKPDYDGVVRWVLLHTTIQLEDLFPQMFMDEESVRIKGYNDKYVKINGYDENTNVIVLSTIRGDFTLEVDMMEIKHIIKRNFKSSNIYYPYANFYTAAKGVGWKWLDLEL; from the exons ATGAGCAGCACCGATTCTACGCCGTCGCCGTTGGCCCCCTTGGACGACGAGGACCTCCTCCAAGagatcctcctccgcctccctgcacaGCCATCCTCCCTCCCACGCGCCTCCCTCGTCAGCCCGCGCTGGCGCCGCATCCTCTCCGACCCCAAGTTCCTCGCCTGCTTTCGGAGACACCACAAGAAGCCTCCACTCCTCGGCTTCTTCGCCGAAGAATGGGGCATGCCCACCGTCTTCAAACCAGTAGATCCGCCCTATCACATCCCTGCCGAGCGCTTCTCCGTGCCCAAGCCCAGCAAACCCTACGCTAGCTGGGACTTGCTCGGATGCCGCCATGGCCTTGCCGTCCTAGTCAATATGTGGCAGCATCGCCAGATCATTGTGTGGGATCCCCTCTCTGGTCAACAACACCGCGTGAATTTTCCATCGGGGCTTCATAAAAATGAAGTGGCATTCTGGCATGCCTCGGTGATGTGTGCTGATGATCAAGATGGGCACGTGCACGGCGATTGCTTCTCGAGCCCTTTCAAATTGGTCTTGATCTGGGTTGTCAGACACAAGCAACCATTCGCTTGCCTCTACGAATCCGCATCCGGTGGATGGGGAGAGATTGTCTTCACGGACATTACTGATCGAATTTATTTCATAAGTCCTGGTGTCCTTGTTGGGAATGAACTTTGTTGGTTGCTTAGTGGAGTTGGCGTCCTAGTGTTTGGTCTTGCAGATCAGAACCTTCGTGTGATTAAGACCCCATCATGTATTACCCTATCCTTCGGATCCGTTCAGCTCATACGGACAAAGGATAGTAGACTTGGCCTAGCATACTTGTCTGAACTGACCATTCAGTTATGGGAGCAGAAACCAGACTATGATGGTGTTgtcagatgggttcttctgcacaCAACCATTCAACTGGAGGACCTCTTTCCACAGATGTTTATGGACGAAGAAAGTGTAAGAATAAAGGGGTATAATGACAAGTATGTAAAAATAAATGGGTAtgatgaaaacacaaatgtcattgTTCTGTCTACAATTAGAGGTGACTTCACGCTCGAAGTTGACATGATGGAGATCAAGCATATTATTAAAAGAAATTTCAAGTCTTCGAACATCTACTATCCCTACGCGAATTTCTATACCGCAG CCAAGGGAGTTGGATGGAAGTGGTTGGATCTAGAGCTGTGA